The following coding sequences are from one Streptomyces venezuelae window:
- a CDS encoding glycosyltransferase family 2 protein, with protein MTTTPDVSATPDLTATPDVTVTVIVYNDAERLPRAVASLRRQTHANIEIIISDDHSTDSTPEVARQLASEDDRVSYLRLPENSGGCSAPRNRALDIARAPYLMFLDSDDELPERSVEVLLAAHREREVDFVMGAVERIRVDTGRTSTWMPHLVAERRTVEGIEAEPSLFFEHLSTSKMYRRAFLDGNNLRFPEGIHYEDQLFSAQAYCLATAFTVIPDPVYRWYIAPYEAAESASISNQRHKLTNVRDRIHVQRLIDAFLVSSGHEAVREAKDYKFLKHDFRMYAGDLPFRDEEWLTGFAEIVNPYLAELAAGAYARLPRAERVVLRLVQDGRLEEAQLAARGLGHGVAPRETTMDAAGRVYWGGYVPESAASRRELDVTDLGLDSRPFASAQFRHEITRVERGPAATVTLSIRTYDPGLRLPVGPQVATLLLAPGRRRMKTPFRLDPVRPGVFEGTVRLDLAAAPLPLNGFAGTRHPVLQLTSGQLRNTALLLAPLTFPTLRARVDYRGGALPHEVTVEPEGRASGRLQLRWTPVGVTARVIRPLARRAGAKAGSRLRKAARLAGALAR; from the coding sequence ATGACCACGACGCCTGATGTCTCCGCGACGCCCGACCTCACCGCGACGCCCGACGTCACCGTGACGGTGATCGTCTACAACGACGCGGAACGCCTCCCGCGCGCCGTCGCCTCGCTGCGCCGCCAGACGCACGCGAACATCGAGATCATCATCAGCGACGACCACTCGACGGACAGCACGCCGGAGGTGGCACGGCAGTTGGCGTCGGAGGACGACCGCGTGTCGTACCTCCGCCTCCCCGAGAACAGCGGCGGCTGCAGCGCACCGCGCAACCGGGCCCTCGACATCGCACGCGCCCCGTACCTGATGTTCCTGGACAGCGACGACGAACTCCCGGAGCGGTCGGTCGAGGTGCTCCTCGCCGCACACCGCGAACGGGAGGTGGACTTCGTGATGGGCGCGGTGGAGCGGATACGGGTCGACACGGGCCGCACCTCCACGTGGATGCCGCACCTGGTCGCGGAGCGGCGGACGGTGGAGGGCATCGAGGCGGAACCGTCCCTGTTCTTCGAGCACTTGTCGACGAGCAAGATGTACCGCCGCGCCTTCCTGGACGGGAACAACCTCCGTTTCCCGGAGGGCATCCACTACGAGGACCAGCTGTTCTCGGCGCAGGCGTACTGCCTCGCGACGGCGTTCACGGTCATCCCCGACCCCGTCTACCGCTGGTACATCGCGCCCTACGAGGCGGCGGAGTCCGCGTCGATCTCGAACCAGCGCCACAAGCTGACGAACGTCCGCGACCGCATACACGTCCAGCGCCTCATAGACGCGTTCCTCGTGTCGAGCGGCCACGAGGCCGTCCGCGAGGCGAAGGACTACAAGTTCCTGAAGCACGACTTCCGGATGTACGCGGGTGACCTGCCGTTCCGGGACGAGGAGTGGCTGACGGGCTTCGCGGAGATCGTGAACCCGTACCTGGCCGAGCTGGCTGCGGGCGCGTACGCACGCCTGCCCCGTGCCGAACGGGTCGTACTCCGCCTGGTCCAGGACGGCCGCCTGGAGGAGGCGCAGCTGGCGGCGCGGGGTCTGGGTCACGGAGTGGCGCCGCGCGAGACGACCATGGACGCGGCGGGCCGTGTCTACTGGGGCGGATACGTCCCCGAGTCCGCGGCCTCCCGCAGGGAGCTCGACGTCACGGACCTGGGCCTGGACTCCCGCCCCTTCGCGAGCGCGCAGTTCCGCCACGAGATCACGCGCGTGGAGCGGGGCCCGGCGGCGACGGTCACCCTGTCCATCCGCACGTACGACCCGGGCCTGCGCCTCCCGGTCGGCCCCCAGGTGGCCACGCTGCTCCTCGCCCCCGGCCGGCGCCGCATGAAGACCCCGTTCCGGCTGGACCCGGTCCGCCCCGGCGTCTTCGAGGGCACGGTCCGCCTGGACCTGGCGGCGGCCCCGCTCCCCCTCAACGGCTTCGCGGGCACGCGCCACCCTGTCCTCCAACTCACCTCGGGCCAACTCCGCAACACGGCCCTGCTCCTGGCCCCGCTGACCTTCCCCACGCTCAGGGCGCGCGTCGACTACCGCGGCGGCGCCCTCCCCCACGAGGTCACGGTGGAACCGGAGGGCCGGGCCTCGGGCCGCCTCCAGCTCCGCTGGACCCCGGTGGGCGTGACGGCCCGCGTGATACGGCCGCTGGCCAGGAGGGCGGGGGCGAAGGCGGGCTCGCGCCTGCGGAAGGCGGCGCGCCTGGCGGGGGCGCTCGCTCGCTGA
- a CDS encoding beta-propeller fold lactonase family protein: MTGTTLALAGLVALPAPAQAAAGPSAYVANFHGDTVSVVDTETKAVTDSITVGNSPVGVAIAPAKERAYVTNFDEATVSVIDTDTDTVTATIPVGSNPLNVAVTPSGSRAYVANSGGTTVSVIDTATNTVSATVQVGEGPNGVAMAPSGTTAYVTNNNGNSVSVVDTATNTVSATVPVGSAPAGVAVNPTGTTAYVTNNNSDSVSVLDTATNTVSATIPVGGTPNSVTFAPSGGRAYVADRSSGDVKVIDTATRAVTATVAVGDGPVRVEADPSGTAVYAANIEDDTVSVIAPGTNTVTDTIAGFTGPYGMAFTAAPPAAQADVAVHLTAKPHLSILVPYLTYTLTANNTGPATASSATVTAKLPTGARATNLSSGCSASGTAVACEYAPISPNTSAQKSFRVPLHLLTLGPVKVTAQRTTSTPVDPTPTNDTASVTCTAVSIILVTCP; the protein is encoded by the coding sequence ATGACGGGCACCACATTGGCCCTCGCAGGCCTCGTGGCACTCCCCGCCCCCGCGCAGGCGGCCGCCGGCCCCTCCGCCTACGTGGCCAACTTCCACGGCGACACGGTCTCGGTGGTCGACACGGAGACGAAAGCCGTCACCGACAGCATCACGGTCGGCAACAGCCCGGTGGGCGTGGCGATCGCGCCCGCGAAGGAGCGGGCCTACGTCACGAACTTCGACGAGGCCACGGTCTCGGTGATCGACACGGACACCGACACGGTGACGGCGACGATCCCGGTCGGCAGCAACCCGTTGAACGTGGCGGTGACCCCGTCCGGGTCGCGCGCGTACGTGGCGAACAGCGGCGGGACGACGGTGTCGGTGATCGACACGGCGACGAACACGGTGAGTGCCACGGTGCAGGTCGGGGAGGGCCCGAACGGCGTGGCGATGGCTCCCTCGGGCACGACCGCGTACGTCACGAACAACAACGGCAACTCGGTGTCCGTGGTGGACACGGCGACGAACACGGTGAGCGCGACGGTCCCGGTCGGGTCCGCCCCGGCGGGCGTGGCGGTCAACCCCACCGGCACCACCGCCTACGTCACGAACAACAACTCCGACTCGGTCTCGGTGCTGGACACGGCGACGAACACGGTGAGTGCCACGATCCCGGTCGGGGGGACGCCGAACAGCGTCACGTTCGCCCCGTCGGGCGGCCGGGCTTACGTCGCCGACCGGAGCAGCGGCGACGTGAAGGTGATCGACACGGCGACCCGTGCGGTGACGGCGACCGTCGCGGTCGGCGACGGCCCGGTCAGGGTCGAGGCGGACCCGTCCGGCACGGCGGTCTACGCGGCGAACATCGAGGACGACACGGTCTCGGTGATCGCCCCCGGGACGAACACGGTCACGGACACGATCGCGGGCTTCACGGGCCCGTACGGCATGGCGTTCACCGCGGCGCCGCCCGCCGCGCAGGCGGACGTAGCCGTCCACCTGACGGCGAAGCCGCACCTGAGCATCCTGGTCCCGTACCTCACGTACACGCTGACGGCGAACAACACGGGCCCGGCAACCGCCTCATCGGCAACTGTGACGGCAAAGCTCCCGACGGGCGCGAGGGCCACGAACCTGTCGTCCGGCTGCTCGGCATCCGGCACCGCGGTGGCGTGCGAGTACGCACCCATCTCCCCGAACACATCCGCGCAGAAGTCATTCCGAGTCCCCCTGCACCTGCTGACCCTGGGTCCGGTCAAGGTCACAGCGCAACGCACGACCTCAACCCCGGTGGACCCCACCCCGACCAACGACACGGCATCGGTAACCTGCACAGCGGTCTCGATCATCCTGGTCACCTGCCCCTGA